ACTTTGTACAAAGCCCATATTAAATCCGCGTCTTCTTTGCGACGAGTCAGCGATGACGGCTGCTTGTGCCAAAGTGACGACAGGCCCCTCTGCTGCACCCATGAGACCCCGAGCTAGCATGAGAACACCAAATGTCGCCGCCAACCCGGTGGAAAATGAGGCAAGCGAAAAGACAAGAATAATGAAGGTCAGAAACTTCTTTTTCGCATTCATAAGGTCTGACAGGCTGGAGAAAACCCAGCTGGAAATGGCCCAGCAGATGGAAAGTATTGAAACGGATAATCCAATTTCCGTATTCGTCAGCTTCAACTCTGGTGCCATAAAGGGAAATAAGAATGTAATACTCAGTCGATCCATCATGACAAACCCATACGTAAAGAACATAGCGATAACGATAAAGTTTTCGTACCGTCGAAACCTGAGTGGCGTGGAATCGGTCATGTTGCTACCCTCCTAATCATCCATTTTCAATTCACGATGTAAGCGCTATCAAAAGTCACGAAACATAACTTTTTCAGTACGTACCTATGCAAGCAGCTTTTCGCGCCAGTCCTCCGGCACTTTCATCGATTCGTGCGTTTCGGGGTCTAGAAGTACAGTCACCATGTTTCCGCTGATACAGAGTTCTTCGCGACAATATACTTTGATGTCCCAAGTCAACGATGAAGTCTTAATAACTGAACAGGTAGCGTGAATGTCGATCTCGTCATCATAGTACAGTGCATGGTGGTAATTACACTCAATATGAACCCTCGGAATCTCATAACCACCTCGAGAAGGATCACCCGCTTTAATCCCAAGTACCCGCAATGCCTCGCGTTCACCGATCTCGAAATACCGCATAGCTAACATAAAATGAATCCGCCCAGACGCATCCGTGTCAGCGAACGCAACGCGATCCTTTGTAACAACCGTAGCCATTGTCACCCATCCTCGTTCCCATTAATTTAGGTCTTGCCAGCTATCTTCGGTTCATCAACCTGCCTTTACTCTAAATTTTCTATTTACTCAGGTAAATTCGAACAATAATGAAATACAGGTGCTATAATTCCTCTATAATGATGATTGTTCATAGTCTGCGTATGTGTTATGGAGGTTGAATCTCGTTGGTATTTAAAGAAGAATCTGAAATGTCTCCCCGTCGCAGAGGGCGCGATAGGCTGAATCACAATCTCAAAAATGTGGTTGACGACATTGCACGGACAAAAACGCAGGAGGAAACCATCACAGTTCTACTGCAGACGATATGCAACACATTTCACAGTGACGTCTCTCTTGTCTATCTTGTAGACGAGGACCAGGGTGTGATGAAGCCAAACGTGCTCGCACAACGTCAGAGTGAGACTTCCCTCTCGTCACTTGACCTGAGTCAATGCTCTCAAAACATCCTTACTGGACCCTTTCGTTGGCCGACGGATACATCCGAACCACTTGACACAGCCTGCGCATTCTACAGGGAAATGCAACAGGCTGGGTTTTCGACTTGGTTTTCACTACCCCTACGCGTTGGACCAACCGTCATCGGTGTGATAGCCGTTGGATATTTTAGATACGAGTACCTCGTCAGCGACGTACGGGAAATGCTATGGAACTTTGCTAACGATGTAGCACAATCGCTCATTCGGTTTTTACCTGTCAAACGACAGCTGAAGGCACCATTACACGGAACCGAAAATCCCGCATTGGCGAATTTATATGAGCAGGAGCGACGTATGCAGAGACTCTTGTCCAATCACCGCCAATTAACCAATTCACTCTTTGAAAGTGAGAGCCTCACGACACTCACCCAAACACTTTCACAGATGATTGGGCACCCTGTGGCCGTACTGGACCGCTTTTTCGGAACGCTAAGCACATTTCCCGTCAATGCCAATTGGGGATTCCTGCTGACGCGCCTTCGGCAGTGGATGGCTCAAACAAAGTTAAACATGAATAACCATCCCTTTCCCGTGAGATCAAGCAATCTGGCCGGGAGCAGTTTCGTAGTGGCACCAATACAGATGGGTGATGTCCCTTTGGGCTACTTTATCGTGAAGGAGGATGAGTCAAAACTGGACGATCTCGACGTGATCGCCACACAGCAAGCCACGATGGTTCTGGCTATTCATTTTTACAAACGAGGGCTACACATCGAGAAACGGGGCAACGGATTCCAGGAGTTGCTCAATCAACTGCTGGATCAGCCAGGTTCCTGGAGCCAGTCTGATTCGGATCAAGCAGCTATGCTTGGTTGGGACGTTAGAGCGGAGCAAAGTCTACTCGTGGGGCAGTTTCAATTCGGGGAGCAGGAATCTCTCCCACATAGAAACTTGAATACTATCGTTGAATACGTTCGAACTAGGTTGGCGGTGGATTTCCCACAAATTCTGATCGCACGAAGACAGGACACGTTGGTCTTAGTCCTCCCACACTCCCTGACGAACCGTAACGAGTTGTCGGGGCTGATTCACTGGATAAGGTCCATACAATGTGAATTTAATCTACCGGCGGAGCGTTCTTCATCCATGACTGTGCCGAGCGGTCCCCATCGGGTCACGTTTGGCATAAGTCATCCTGTTCAATCACCGGAACTCTTTAACCAGGCTTATCAGGAGGCGTTGATGGCCGCACGGCTTGCGACTTTGGTGGCTCCGGACAAAGACTTCGCAAGCGCGGCGGACATCCGATTGCACTTGTTGCTTTCACCCTTAGCAAAATTAACCGCCGTACAAGAGTTCATTTCAGACAAACTAGCAAAACTAATTACATACGACGAAGAACACCAGACAGAAATGTTTAAAACGCTCAAAGTCTACCTAGAGCAAAACGGTAATCTATCGGATACGTCTGCCGCGCTCTTCATTCACCGTACGTCCCTGCAGTACCGGTTAAAGCGGATTGAATCTATCATTCTGTCGCCTTTGGAGTCTTCACAGGTGCGGTTTGAACTTCATTTGTCCATATTCATTCATGAAATTCTAACCGCCAATCACGGCTTAGACGCAACGTGAAATTCATATCCGCAACTGCCCCCGTCATTAAAAATGACATTCAGATCTTGCTACCAGAGGGTCACGTTATCTGACGTTTCACTTTGCGTGATAGACAGGTGGATACTTTTCTCGCATAATCTTCGCCAATTCCATTTTATAGATCTTTCCACTTCCACTTAAGGGAAGCACGTCCATAATTTCAATCACATCTGGAACTTTATAATCCGCCAAGTGTTCTTGGCACAACAAGCGAATTTCATTCGGCGTAAGTGACCTACCAGCTTTCAGGGTGATACACGCACAGGATCGCTCACCCAACACTGGATCAGGAATTCCCACAACGGCTGCCTCCTGAACGGCAGGATGTTGATAAATGAGCTCCTCGACTTCTTTGGGGTAAATCTTTAATCCCCCGCGACTGATCATTTCCTTTATTCGCCCAACAATCGTCACGTAGCCATCGTCGTTTAGCCTTGCTAGGTCACCAGTGTGGAACCATCCATTCTGATCGATTGCCCTACGAGTCGCTTCTTCATTTTCGTAATAACCCATCATCAGTCCAGGGGTTTTACACAGCAGTTCACCCACTTCACCATTCGGTAGCATATTCCCCCATTCATCGACCACTCGTAGACTGACCCCCGACAGAACTCGGCCGACTGTGGTGTAAACCCAGGCCTCGTTTTCAAAATGAGACGCCGTGAGTGATGGAGAAGTTTCCGTCATACCATAGGACAAAATGGGGTTCAAGCCCAATTCGGAGCGAATGCGCTCAACTATTTCGTAAGGGCACGGTGTTGCCGCCACAATACCTGTTCTCAGCGATGACAAGTCGTATTTTGAACGGTTCGGATGGTTGAGTTCGAGAACAAACATAGTAGAAACGCCATGGTGAACAGTCACCTTTTCACGTTCGACGACCTCAAACACAGTCTCTGGCGAAAATCGTTCCATTAGCACAAACGTAGACTTGGTTGCAACCGACATAATACAGAGCGACAAGCCAAATATATGGCAGACTGGGACAACGACTAACACGACATCTCTTTCGCTGTTCTCCAGAGCAACGTTCATGGCGCTGCTCGAAAACAACAAGCTCTTATGGGAGAGAATTGCTCCCTTCGGAATTCCTGTCGTTCCGGATGTGTAAACGATGGCGGCCACGTCACTCGACGAGGTGTTACAGGCTTCCTCAGGGTCAGCATGCATCCCCAGAACTATAACATCCTCGAAGGACAGCAGATTGTGATCTACCAAACCCATAGGTGAAACACATATGATGTGCTCGAGACTGGGAATACCCTTCTGACAGTCTTGAAATACTTGGTACCGCGCAAAGTCCGTTTCCACCGCCGTGATCGCTGCTCGGGCTCCTGAACTCCGAAGGATGAATTCGATTTCATTACGCTTGAACCGAGGATTGACTGGCACAAGCACAAAACCTGCCCTTGCAGCGGCATATAATGTAATGACGTACTCTGGCCAATTCGGCAAACAGGCAATAATTTTATCGCCCTTTTGTAATCCGAGTTTCGTACAACCTTCAGCAAACCTGATCACCCGTTCGTAAAGTTCCCTATACGTCAATCGAACTTTACGCTCCACTTGCGCGATAGCCGCCTTATCCGGATATTTCTCCTGTGCTTCTGCTAACAAATTGAATAGTGTGCTGCCCATAATGTCCTCATTGGGCTTATCCGTATCCTCAAATAGCCTCCCAGACGGTAGCAATTCCTTGGCCCCCTCCAATACAAAGTGATGCTACCCCGTATTTCTTTCCACGTCTGTTGAGCTCCGCCAGCATCGTCAGGATCAATCGCATTCCACTCGCTCCCAGCGGGTGTCCAAGCGCAATGGCTCCACCATTGACATTTGCCGTGTCGATATCAAATCCTAATTCTTTCTGACAACCGAGAAGTTGAGCAGAAAAAGCTTCATTAATCTCAATCAGGTCCATTTGCCCTAAGGTCATATCCGCACGTTTCAGTGCCGAGCGGATAGCTTCCACAGGCCCCAAGCCCATGAGGCTCGGTTCAACTCCAGAAATTCCCCACGAAACCAACCGTCCAATTGGCTTAATATGATGTCGCTCTGCATAATTTCCTGACACCAAAATACCCATTGCTGCTCCGTCGCTCAGGCCGCTGGCGTTTCCCGCTGTAACCAGCCCATTTTCAATGAACCTGGCCGGCAAGCGAGAAAGAGTTTGTGAAGTTGTCGGTCGTGGGATCTCGTCAGTATCTGTTACTGACGTTCCCTTGCTATTTGACACTTGGACGGGCACAATTTCAGCTTTGAAAATACCCGATTCCATGGCGCGAAGAGCTCTCATATGACTCAATGCCCCAAAGTCATCAACCTCTTCTCGTTTCAAGCCATACTTCTTCCCCACATTTTCAGCTGTTCCGGCCATCGTGAAACCACAAAACGAGTCCATTAAGGCTTCCCACAGGGCGTCCTCCATTTTGCCGGCACCTAAACCTAGCCCGGTTCGGGCTCCACGGATGACAAACGGAACTTGGCTCATATTTTCTGTCCCACCGACCAGAGAAACTTCAGAGTCTCCGTAGGCGATTGACAATGCAGCCGTAACAACAGCCTGCATGCCGGATCCACAAACGCGGTTGATGGTGATAGCCGGACAGTCAATTCGTGTTCCCGCCTTAAGGCCAACGTGCCGAGCTGTCAAAATCCCTTCGGGGTCACTGGACTGATGTACGTTTCCCACGACGACATTGTCAATGTCCCAGGCAGCAATGTCCGACTTT
This is a stretch of genomic DNA from Alicyclobacillus dauci. It encodes these proteins:
- a CDS encoding acyl-CoA thioesterase, which produces MATVVTKDRVAFADTDASGRIHFMLAMRYFEIGEREALRVLGIKAGDPSRGGYEIPRVHIECNYHHALYYDDEIDIHATCSVIKTSSLTWDIKVYCREELCISGNMVTVLLDPETHESMKVPEDWREKLLA
- a CDS encoding helix-turn-helix domain-containing protein — encoded protein: MVFKEESEMSPRRRGRDRLNHNLKNVVDDIARTKTQEETITVLLQTICNTFHSDVSLVYLVDEDQGVMKPNVLAQRQSETSLSSLDLSQCSQNILTGPFRWPTDTSEPLDTACAFYREMQQAGFSTWFSLPLRVGPTVIGVIAVGYFRYEYLVSDVREMLWNFANDVAQSLIRFLPVKRQLKAPLHGTENPALANLYEQERRMQRLLSNHRQLTNSLFESESLTTLTQTLSQMIGHPVAVLDRFFGTLSTFPVNANWGFLLTRLRQWMAQTKLNMNNHPFPVRSSNLAGSSFVVAPIQMGDVPLGYFIVKEDESKLDDLDVIATQQATMVLAIHFYKRGLHIEKRGNGFQELLNQLLDQPGSWSQSDSDQAAMLGWDVRAEQSLLVGQFQFGEQESLPHRNLNTIVEYVRTRLAVDFPQILIARRQDTLVLVLPHSLTNRNELSGLIHWIRSIQCEFNLPAERSSSMTVPSGPHRVTFGISHPVQSPELFNQAYQEALMAARLATLVAPDKDFASAADIRLHLLLSPLAKLTAVQEFISDKLAKLITYDEEHQTEMFKTLKVYLEQNGNLSDTSAALFIHRTSLQYRLKRIESIILSPLESSQVRFELHLSIFIHEILTANHGLDAT
- a CDS encoding class I adenylate-forming enzyme family protein — translated: MLPSGRLFEDTDKPNEDIMGSTLFNLLAEAQEKYPDKAAIAQVERKVRLTYRELYERVIRFAEGCTKLGLQKGDKIIACLPNWPEYVITLYAAARAGFVLVPVNPRFKRNEIEFILRSSGARAAITAVETDFARYQVFQDCQKGIPSLEHIICVSPMGLVDHNLLSFEDVIVLGMHADPEEACNTSSSDVAAIVYTSGTTGIPKGAILSHKSLLFSSSAMNVALENSERDVVLVVVPVCHIFGLSLCIMSVATKSTFVLMERFSPETVFEVVEREKVTVHHGVSTMFVLELNHPNRSKYDLSSLRTGIVAATPCPYEIVERIRSELGLNPILSYGMTETSPSLTASHFENEAWVYTTVGRVLSGVSLRVVDEWGNMLPNGEVGELLCKTPGLMMGYYENEEATRRAIDQNGWFHTGDLARLNDDGYVTIVGRIKEMISRGGLKIYPKEVEELIYQHPAVQEAAVVGIPDPVLGERSCACITLKAGRSLTPNEIRLLCQEHLADYKVPDVIEIMDVLPLSGSGKIYKMELAKIMREKYPPVYHAK
- a CDS encoding acetyl-CoA C-acyltransferase, producing MATEFFLAGGARTPFGKFNGAFKDVSAVDLAVAASKAALEKSDIAAWDIDNVVVGNVHQSSDPEGILTARHVGLKAGTRIDCPAITINRVCGSGMQAVVTAALSIAYGDSEVSLVGGTENMSQVPFVIRGARTGLGLGAGKMEDALWEALMDSFCGFTMAGTAENVGKKYGLKREEVDDFGALSHMRALRAMESGIFKAEIVPVQVSNSKGTSVTDTDEIPRPTTSQTLSRLPARFIENGLVTAGNASGLSDGAAMGILVSGNYAERHHIKPIGRLVSWGISGVEPSLMGLGPVEAIRSALKRADMTLGQMDLIEINEAFSAQLLGCQKELGFDIDTANVNGGAIALGHPLGASGMRLILTMLAELNRRGKKYGVASLCIGGGQGIATVWEAI